Proteins from a genomic interval of Chanodichthys erythropterus isolate Z2021 chromosome 8, ASM2448905v1, whole genome shotgun sequence:
- the LOC137025025 gene encoding oocyte zinc finger protein XlCOF6-like: MAFIKEESEDMKVEETFRVSYEDTEEQTQMAFVKEENEGIRIEEVFSLKQEDTEEQTDLMTLKEERKLLNAEKDQYENLHDLIPGEKSFSCSQTEKTSTQKKAQKSVTRSYFTCIHCGKCFNQQGSLKVHMRIHTGENPFTCQQCGKSFTLKNGLKRHMRIHTNDKPYTCQQCGNSFTLKSSLNRHMIIHTGEKPYTCQQCGRNFISKGHLNYHMNVHTGENLFTCQQCGKCVSHESSLKRHMNVHIGKSSFTCQQCGKSFRHKSSLKMHMSIHTGESFITCQRCGKSFRRISSLNRHMKVHIGERAFVCKQCGVSFTQKGSLNRHMRNHTGEKPYTCPQCGKF, translated from the exons ATGGCGTTcattaaagaggagagtgaagacatgaaagttgaagaaacattcagagtgagttatgaagatactgaagaacaaaccCAGATGGCATTTGTTAAAGAGGAGAATGAAGGCATAAGGATTGAAGAAGTATTCAGTTTGAAACAagaagatactgaggaacaaacag aTCTAATGACGCTGAAAGAGGAGAGGAAATTACTCAATGCAGAGAAAGATCAATATGAGAATCTTCATGATTTAATACCTGGAGAAAAATCTTTTAGTTGCTCACAAACTGAAAAGActtccacacaaaaaaaagctCAAAAGTCAGTAACTAGAAGTTATTTCACTTGCATTCATTGTGGAAAATGTTTCAATCAACAAGGaagccttaaagtccacatgagaattcacactggagagaa TCCCTTCACatgccaacaatgtggaaagagtttcactctTAAAAATGGTCTTAAAaggcacatgagaattcacactaaTGATAAGCCTTACACttgccaacaatgtggaaacAGTTTCACCCTTAAAAGTAGTCTTAACAGGCACATGataattcacactggagagaagccttacacctgccaacagtgtggaagaAATTTCATCAGTAAAGGACACCTTAATTACCACATGAacgttcacactggagagaaccTGTTCacttgccaacagtgtggaaagtgtGTCAGTCATGAATCAAGCCTTAAGAGGCACATGAACGTTCACATTGGCAAGAGCTCTTTCACTtgtcaacagtgtggaaagagtttcaggcATAAATCAAGCCTTAAAATGCACATGagtattcacactggagagagcttTATAACTTGCCAAcggtgtggaaagagtttccgTCGAATATCTAGCCTTAACAGGCACATGAAAGTTCACATTGGAGAGAGAGCTTTCGTTTGCAAACAGTGTGGAGTAAGTTTTACTCAAAAAGGAAGCCTGAACAGGCACATGAGAAATCACacaggagagaagccttacacgtGTCCTCAGTGTGGAAAGTTTTAA